A portion of the Juglans microcarpa x Juglans regia isolate MS1-56 chromosome 1D, Jm3101_v1.0, whole genome shotgun sequence genome contains these proteins:
- the LOC121249407 gene encoding uncharacterized protein LOC121249407 isoform X3, with translation MNTRVRTALQAMKAPLNLDKEKMETQGRKVRGAEKPVTNRRRSNRERKMALLQDVDKLKKKLRHEENVHRALERAFTRPLGALPRLPPYLPPYTLELLAEVAVLEEEVVRLEEQVVNFRQGLYQEAVYISSKKNVENSSDAIDRNSVKSSSTKHQRSKSLPQNELNSATSTARPQPCLARSTSRKLSSPDTFPDRAANCSSVPVMEKQTLKKSNSPPSYPEDRQGKENLLCSNSVKDKQSPEKKYTKVVASVKRAPIKHESMEKCADPFRSKLESRLVEERAEESSSGSSGDRVLEADSTPNKLSEDIVKCLSGIFARMSTLKDKVAELGAFQSVASHASNRETEFRDPYDICPEYRNRDIGPYKHLCSIEASSIDLNRTTNALFLIHRLKLLFGKLATVNLEGLTQQQKLAFWINSYNSCMMNAFLEQGIPNTPEMVVALMQKATIVVGGHLLNAITIEHFILRLPYHLKFTCAKTAKNDEMKARSVFGLKWSEPLVTFALSCGSWSSPAVSLYPIVVIFLVF, from the exons atGAATACCAGAGTGCGGACCGCTCTTCAGGCAATGAAAGCTCCTTTGAACCTTGATAAA GAGAAGATGGAGACTCAAGGGCGCAAAGTAAGGGGTGCTGAGAAACCTGTGACTAATCGACGGAGatcaaatagagagagaaaaatggcaTTGCTTCAAGAT GTTGATAAGCTAAAGAAGAAGCTCAGGCATGAAGAGAATGTTCACAGAGCATTGGAGAGGGCTTTTACGAGACCTTTAGGAGCTCTACCTCGTCTTCCTCCTTATCTTCCCCCATAT ACATTAGAGCTTCTCGCCGAAGTAGCTGTTCTAGAAGAGGAGGTTGTTCGTCTAGAAGAGCAAGTTGTGAATTTTAGACAAGGTCTCTATCAGGAAGCTGTATACATATCCTCCAAGAAGAATGTCGAGAATTCGAGTGATGCAATCGACCGTAACTCAGTTAAAAGCTCCAGCACCAAACATCAGCGATCGAAGTCTTTGCCCCAAAATGAGCTCAATTCAGCAACATCTACGGCCCGGCCTCAACCTTGTCTTGCCAGAAGCACAAGTAGAAAGCTATCATCCCCAGATACCTTCCCTGATCGAGCTGCTAATTGTTCCAGTGTGCCAGTGATGGAGAAACAAACTCTTAAGAAAAGCAACTCCCCTCCATCTTATCCAGAAGATCGACAAGGAAAagagaatttgttgtgttctaATTCTGTGAAGGACAAGCAATCTCCAGAAAAGAAATACACAAAAGTTGTAGCCTCTGTGAAGAGAGCTCCAATCAAGCATGAATCAATGGAGAAGTGTGCGGATCCTTTTCGGTCAAAG CTAGAGAGCAGATTGGTAGAGGAGAGAGCAGAGGAGAGTTCCTCGGGTTCTTCAGGGGATAGAGTATTGGAAGCTGATAGCACTCCGAACAAACTATCTGAGGATATAGTAAAGTGCTTGTCTGGCATTTTCGCAAGGATGAGCACTTTGAAAGACAAAGTAGCAGAATTAGGGGCTTTTCAATCAGTTGCTTCTCATGCAAGCAACAGAGAAACAGAGTTTAGAGATCCTTATGATATCTGTCCAGAATACAGAAACAGAGATATTGGTCCTTATAAGCATCTCTGTTCAATTGAAGCAAGTTCAATTGATCTCAATCGGACAACAAATGCTTTGTTTCTGATCCATAGACTAAA GTTGCTATTTGGAAAGCTTGCCACTGTGAACTTGGAGGGTCTTACTCAACAGCAGAAGCTTGCATTCTGGATTAATAGTTACAACTCCTGTATGATGAAT GCATTTTTAGAGCAGGGGATACCCAATACCCCAGAAATGGTAGTAGCACTGATGCAGAAG GCGACAATAGTTGTGGGGGGACACTTGCTGAATGCAATAACAATTGAACACTTCATCTTGAGACTGCCTTATCACTTGAAATTT ACATGTGCAAAAACTGCAAAAAACGATGAGATGAAAGCACGAAGCGTATTTGGATTAAAATGGTCTGAACCCTTGGTTACATTTGCACTCTCCTGTGGAAGCTGGTCCTCCCCTGCTGTAAGTTTGTATCCAATTGTGGTGATAttcttag TTTTCTAG
- the LOC121249407 gene encoding uncharacterized protein LOC121249407 isoform X1: MNTRVRTALQAMKAPLNLDKEKMETQGRKVRGAEKPVTNRRRSNRERKMALLQDVDKLKKKLRHEENVHRALERAFTRPLGALPRLPPYLPPYTLELLAEVAVLEEEVVRLEEQVVNFRQGLYQEAVYISSKKNVENSSDAIDRNSVKSSSTKHQRSKSLPQNELNSATSTARPQPCLARSTSRKLSSPDTFPDRAANCSSVPVMEKQTLKKSNSPPSYPEDRQGKENLLCSNSVKDKQSPEKKYTKVVASVKRAPIKHESMEKCADPFRSKLESRLVEERAEESSSGSSGDRVLEADSTPNKLSEDIVKCLSGIFARMSTLKDKVAELGAFQSVASHASNRETEFRDPYDICPEYRNRDIGPYKHLCSIEASSIDLNRTTNALFLIHRLKLLFGKLATVNLEGLTQQQKLAFWINSYNSCMMNAFLEQGIPNTPEMVVALMQKATIVVGGHLLNAITIEHFILRLPYHLKFTCAKTAKNDEMKARSVFGLKWSEPLVTFALSCGSWSSPAVRVYTASQVEEELEVAKRDYLQAAVGFTKTSKLIIPKLLDWYQLDFAKDLESLLDWVCLQLPDELRSEAVKCLERRGREPVSQLVQVKPYDFSFRLLLHR; encoded by the exons atGAATACCAGAGTGCGGACCGCTCTTCAGGCAATGAAAGCTCCTTTGAACCTTGATAAA GAGAAGATGGAGACTCAAGGGCGCAAAGTAAGGGGTGCTGAGAAACCTGTGACTAATCGACGGAGatcaaatagagagagaaaaatggcaTTGCTTCAAGAT GTTGATAAGCTAAAGAAGAAGCTCAGGCATGAAGAGAATGTTCACAGAGCATTGGAGAGGGCTTTTACGAGACCTTTAGGAGCTCTACCTCGTCTTCCTCCTTATCTTCCCCCATAT ACATTAGAGCTTCTCGCCGAAGTAGCTGTTCTAGAAGAGGAGGTTGTTCGTCTAGAAGAGCAAGTTGTGAATTTTAGACAAGGTCTCTATCAGGAAGCTGTATACATATCCTCCAAGAAGAATGTCGAGAATTCGAGTGATGCAATCGACCGTAACTCAGTTAAAAGCTCCAGCACCAAACATCAGCGATCGAAGTCTTTGCCCCAAAATGAGCTCAATTCAGCAACATCTACGGCCCGGCCTCAACCTTGTCTTGCCAGAAGCACAAGTAGAAAGCTATCATCCCCAGATACCTTCCCTGATCGAGCTGCTAATTGTTCCAGTGTGCCAGTGATGGAGAAACAAACTCTTAAGAAAAGCAACTCCCCTCCATCTTATCCAGAAGATCGACAAGGAAAagagaatttgttgtgttctaATTCTGTGAAGGACAAGCAATCTCCAGAAAAGAAATACACAAAAGTTGTAGCCTCTGTGAAGAGAGCTCCAATCAAGCATGAATCAATGGAGAAGTGTGCGGATCCTTTTCGGTCAAAG CTAGAGAGCAGATTGGTAGAGGAGAGAGCAGAGGAGAGTTCCTCGGGTTCTTCAGGGGATAGAGTATTGGAAGCTGATAGCACTCCGAACAAACTATCTGAGGATATAGTAAAGTGCTTGTCTGGCATTTTCGCAAGGATGAGCACTTTGAAAGACAAAGTAGCAGAATTAGGGGCTTTTCAATCAGTTGCTTCTCATGCAAGCAACAGAGAAACAGAGTTTAGAGATCCTTATGATATCTGTCCAGAATACAGAAACAGAGATATTGGTCCTTATAAGCATCTCTGTTCAATTGAAGCAAGTTCAATTGATCTCAATCGGACAACAAATGCTTTGTTTCTGATCCATAGACTAAA GTTGCTATTTGGAAAGCTTGCCACTGTGAACTTGGAGGGTCTTACTCAACAGCAGAAGCTTGCATTCTGGATTAATAGTTACAACTCCTGTATGATGAAT GCATTTTTAGAGCAGGGGATACCCAATACCCCAGAAATGGTAGTAGCACTGATGCAGAAG GCGACAATAGTTGTGGGGGGACACTTGCTGAATGCAATAACAATTGAACACTTCATCTTGAGACTGCCTTATCACTTGAAATTT ACATGTGCAAAAACTGCAAAAAACGATGAGATGAAAGCACGAAGCGTATTTGGATTAAAATGGTCTGAACCCTTGGTTACATTTGCACTCTCCTGTGGAAGCTGGTCCTCCCCTGCT GTGAGGGTGTACACAGCATCTCAAGTTGAAGAAGAGTTGGAGGTAGCAAAGAGGGACTACTTGCAGGCAGCAGTTGGCTTTACCAAGACAAGCAAATTGATTATCCCCAAGCTACTAGATTGGTATCAACTTGACTTTGCTAAGGACTTGGAATCATTGCTAGATTGGGTCTGTTTGCAATTACCTGATGAACTTCGCAGTGAAGCAGTTAAATGCCTTGAAAGAAGGGGAAGAGAACCCGTCTCACAATTAGTGCAAGTAAAGCCATATGATTTCAGTTTCAGGTTACTTCTACAccgataa
- the LOC121249407 gene encoding uncharacterized protein LOC121249407 isoform X2 codes for MQVDKLKKKLRHEENVHRALERAFTRPLGALPRLPPYLPPYTLELLAEVAVLEEEVVRLEEQVVNFRQGLYQEAVYISSKKNVENSSDAIDRNSVKSSSTKHQRSKSLPQNELNSATSTARPQPCLARSTSRKLSSPDTFPDRAANCSSVPVMEKQTLKKSNSPPSYPEDRQGKENLLCSNSVKDKQSPEKKYTKVVASVKRAPIKHESMEKCADPFRSKLESRLVEERAEESSSGSSGDRVLEADSTPNKLSEDIVKCLSGIFARMSTLKDKVAELGAFQSVASHASNRETEFRDPYDICPEYRNRDIGPYKHLCSIEASSIDLNRTTNALFLIHRLKLLFGKLATVNLEGLTQQQKLAFWINSYNSCMMNAFLEQGIPNTPEMVVALMQKATIVVGGHLLNAITIEHFILRLPYHLKFTCAKTAKNDEMKARSVFGLKWSEPLVTFALSCGSWSSPAVRVYTASQVEEELEVAKRDYLQAAVGFTKTSKLIIPKLLDWYQLDFAKDLESLLDWVCLQLPDELRSEAVKCLERRGREPVSQLVQVKPYDFSFRLLLHR; via the exons ATGCAGGTTGATAAGCTAAAGAAGAAGCTCAGGCATGAAGAGAATGTTCACAGAGCATTGGAGAGGGCTTTTACGAGACCTTTAGGAGCTCTACCTCGTCTTCCTCCTTATCTTCCCCCATAT ACATTAGAGCTTCTCGCCGAAGTAGCTGTTCTAGAAGAGGAGGTTGTTCGTCTAGAAGAGCAAGTTGTGAATTTTAGACAAGGTCTCTATCAGGAAGCTGTATACATATCCTCCAAGAAGAATGTCGAGAATTCGAGTGATGCAATCGACCGTAACTCAGTTAAAAGCTCCAGCACCAAACATCAGCGATCGAAGTCTTTGCCCCAAAATGAGCTCAATTCAGCAACATCTACGGCCCGGCCTCAACCTTGTCTTGCCAGAAGCACAAGTAGAAAGCTATCATCCCCAGATACCTTCCCTGATCGAGCTGCTAATTGTTCCAGTGTGCCAGTGATGGAGAAACAAACTCTTAAGAAAAGCAACTCCCCTCCATCTTATCCAGAAGATCGACAAGGAAAagagaatttgttgtgttctaATTCTGTGAAGGACAAGCAATCTCCAGAAAAGAAATACACAAAAGTTGTAGCCTCTGTGAAGAGAGCTCCAATCAAGCATGAATCAATGGAGAAGTGTGCGGATCCTTTTCGGTCAAAG CTAGAGAGCAGATTGGTAGAGGAGAGAGCAGAGGAGAGTTCCTCGGGTTCTTCAGGGGATAGAGTATTGGAAGCTGATAGCACTCCGAACAAACTATCTGAGGATATAGTAAAGTGCTTGTCTGGCATTTTCGCAAGGATGAGCACTTTGAAAGACAAAGTAGCAGAATTAGGGGCTTTTCAATCAGTTGCTTCTCATGCAAGCAACAGAGAAACAGAGTTTAGAGATCCTTATGATATCTGTCCAGAATACAGAAACAGAGATATTGGTCCTTATAAGCATCTCTGTTCAATTGAAGCAAGTTCAATTGATCTCAATCGGACAACAAATGCTTTGTTTCTGATCCATAGACTAAA GTTGCTATTTGGAAAGCTTGCCACTGTGAACTTGGAGGGTCTTACTCAACAGCAGAAGCTTGCATTCTGGATTAATAGTTACAACTCCTGTATGATGAAT GCATTTTTAGAGCAGGGGATACCCAATACCCCAGAAATGGTAGTAGCACTGATGCAGAAG GCGACAATAGTTGTGGGGGGACACTTGCTGAATGCAATAACAATTGAACACTTCATCTTGAGACTGCCTTATCACTTGAAATTT ACATGTGCAAAAACTGCAAAAAACGATGAGATGAAAGCACGAAGCGTATTTGGATTAAAATGGTCTGAACCCTTGGTTACATTTGCACTCTCCTGTGGAAGCTGGTCCTCCCCTGCT GTGAGGGTGTACACAGCATCTCAAGTTGAAGAAGAGTTGGAGGTAGCAAAGAGGGACTACTTGCAGGCAGCAGTTGGCTTTACCAAGACAAGCAAATTGATTATCCCCAAGCTACTAGATTGGTATCAACTTGACTTTGCTAAGGACTTGGAATCATTGCTAGATTGGGTCTGTTTGCAATTACCTGATGAACTTCGCAGTGAAGCAGTTAAATGCCTTGAAAGAAGGGGAAGAGAACCCGTCTCACAATTAGTGCAAGTAAAGCCATATGATTTCAGTTTCAGGTTACTTCTACAccgataa
- the LOC121249223 gene encoding uncharacterized protein LOC121249223: protein MEWTTVHHLDLRHVGRGLKPLQPHAASFHPHQALVAVAIGNFIIEFDALTGSKISSIDIGAPVVRMSYSPTSGHAVIAILEDCTIRSCDFDAEQTCVLHSPEKKMEQISPDTEVHLALTPLQPVVFFGFHKRMSVTVVGTIEGGRAPTKIKTDLKKPIVNLACHPRLPVLYVAYADGLIRAYNIHTYAVHYTLQLDNTIKLIGAGAFAFHPTLEWVFVGDRRGTLLAWDVSIERPSMIGITQVGSQPITAVAWLPILRLLVTLSKDGTLQVWKTRVTLNPNRPPMQANFFEPAAIKAIDIPLILSQQGGEAVYPLPHIKTLEVHPKLNLAALLFANLTGGNNLKNRAAYTREGRKQLFAVLQSARGSSASVLKEKLSSLGASGILADHQLQAQLQEHYLKGHSQLTMTDIARKAFLYSHFMEGHAKNAPISRLPLITVLDANHHLKDIPVCQPFHLELNFFNKENRVLHYPVRAFYVDGIQLMAYNLSSETDSIYKKLYTVPGNVEYHPKRMLYSKKQHLFLVVYEFSGATNEVVLYWENTDSPAANSKSSTVKGRDAAFIGPNDNQFAILDDDKTGLALYILPGSVSQEANEKNVAIEESKPADTSSGSIRGPMQFMFDDAVDHIFSTPLESTLMFASHGNQIGLAKLVQGYRLSTTDGHYISTKTEGKKSIKLKVNEIVLQVHWQETLRGYVAGVLTTKRVLIVSADLEILASTSSKFDKGLPSFRSLLWVGPALLFSTATAISVLGWDGKARTILSISMPYAVLVGALNDRLLLANPTEINPRQKKGIEIKSCLVGLLEPLLVGFSTMQESFEQKLDLSEILYQITSRFDSLRITPRSLDILARGSPVCGDLAVSLSQAGPQFTQVLRGVYAIKALRFSTALSVLKDEFLRSRDYPRCPPTSHLFHRFRQLGYACIKFGQFDSAKETFEVIADCESMLDLFICHLNPSAMRRLAQKLEEDGTDSELRRYCERILRVRSTGWTQGIFANFAAESMVPKGPEWGGGNWEIKTPTNLKSIPQWELAEKVMPYMKTDDGPIPSVITDHIGVYVGSIKGRGNIVEVRDDSLVKAFTPVGSDKPNGLQMPSVNSRKSNGVPDGNSKADSLLGLGSLGKQFASPTIADEQAKAAEEFKKSMYGAAADGSSSDEEGASKTKKIHIRIRDKPIAATTVDVNKIKEATKQLKLAEGLGPPISRTKSLSGGSQDLGQLLFQPPPTGGNSTATASSAPGDPFGTDSLTQSATVSQPASLAVGMGVTAGPIPEDFFQNTIPSFQVAASLPPPGTYLSKLDQASQGIENKVTPNRINASEADISFPDGGVPPQSTQQPIVPFESIGLPDGGVPPQPLGQAAVATQVPLSTQPLDLSVLGVPSSADSEKPPVPSASPPYSVRPGQVPRGAAASVCFKTGLAHLEQNQLSDALSCFDEAFLALAKDQSRGADIKAQATICAQYKIAVTLLQEIGRLSRVQGPSAISAKDEMARLSRHLGSLPLLAKHRINCIRTAIKRNIEVQNYAYAKQMLELLLSKAPPSKQDELRSLIDMCILRGLSNKSIDPLEDPSQFCAATLSRLSTIGYDVCDLCGAKFSALSAPGCIICGMGSIKRSDALAGPVPSPFG from the exons ATGGAGTGGACGACGGTGCATCATCTGGATCTGCGCCACGTGGGACGTGGCCTGAAGCCCCTGCAGCCCCACGCGGCGTCTTTTCATCCCCATCAAGCACTCGTTGCCGTCGCCATTGGAAACTTCATCATCG AATTTGATGCGTTGACGGGAAGTAAGATCTCTTCTATTGACATTGGTGCACCTGTTGTACGTATGTCTTACAGTCCTACAAGTGGGCATGCTGTGATTGCCATCCTTGAG GATTGTACAATTCGTTCTTGTGATTTTGATGCTGAGCAAACTTGCGTGTTGCATTCTCCTGAAAAGAAGATGGAACAGATTTCTCCTGATACCGAAGTCCATCTTGCTTTGACACCTCTCCAACCTGTTGTGTTTTTTGGATTTCACAAAAGGATGAGTGTGACGG TTGTGGGAACTATTGAAGGAGGAAGGGCGCCAACAAAAATTAAGACAGACTTAAAGAAACCTATTGTCAATCTTGCCTGCCATCCTCGCCTCCCTGTTCTG TATGTGGCTTACGCCGATGGTTTGATTCGGGCATACAACATCCATACCTATGCTGTTCATTACACACTACAAC TTGACAACACTATAAAACTCATTGGTGCTGGTGCGTTTGCTTTTCATCCAACATTGGAATGGGTTTTTGTTGGTGATCGACGGGGCACACTTTTGGCATGGGACGTGTCAATTGAGAGACCTAGTATGATTGGAAT TACACAAGTGGGTTCCCAACCAATAACAGCAGTTGCTTGGCTCCCAATATTGCGGTTACTTGTGACTCTTTCCAAGGATGGAACTCTTCAAGTGTGGAAAACACGAGTTACACTTAATCCTAATAGACCTCCAATGCAAGCAAATTTTTTTGAGCCTGCTG CGATCAAAGCAATCGATATTCCTCTCATCCTTTCTCAGCAGGGTGGAGAAGCAGTTTATCCCTTACCGCACATCAAAACATTAGAAGTTCACCCAAAACTTAATTTAGCAGCATTGCTGTTTGCA aatTTGACAGGCGGaaacaatttgaaaaatagGGCTGCATACACAAGAGAAGGAAGGAAACAACTCTTTGCAGTTTTACAAAGTGCAAGGGGATCGTCAG CTTCTGTTTTGAAGGAAAAGCTTTCATCTTTGGGTGCATCTGGAATATTAGCTGATCATCAACTTCAAGCACAACTGCAAGAACATTATCTCAAAGG CCATAGTCAGCTTACAATGACAGACATCGCTCGGAAGGCTTTTCTCTACAGT CATTTCATGGAAGGTCATGCAAAAAATGCTCCCATATCTCGGCTGCCACTCATCACTGTTTTGGACGCCAATCATCATCTGAAAGACATTCCAGTTTGCCAG CCATTTCATTTGGAGCTAAATTTCTTCAATAAAGAGAACCGAGTTCTCCATTATCCTGTCAGGGCATTTTATGTGGATGGCATACAGCTTATGGCATATAATCTATCTTCTGAAACAGATAGTATCTACAAGAAACTTTATACG GTTCCTGGAAATGTGGAGTACCATCCAAAGCGTATGCTTTACAGTAAAAAGCAGCATCTATTTCTTGTTGTTTATGAATTCAGTGGTGCAACAAATGAAGTTGTGCTATATTGGGAGAATACCGATTCCCCAGCAGCAAACAGCAAATCTAGCACAGTCAAAG GTCGAGATGCTGCATTTATTGGCCCCAATGACAATCAGTTTGCAATTCTTGATGATGACAAGACTGGGCTGGCTTTGTATATTCTACCGGGATCGGTTTCACAAGAAGCTAATGAAAAGAATGTTGCAATTGAAGAGAGCAAACCTGCTGATACTAGTAGTGGTTCTATTCGGGGCCCAATGCAGTTTATGTTTGATGATGCAGTTGATCACATCTTTTCTACTCCATTAG AGTCTACTTTGATGTTTGCTTCGCATGGGAATCAGATTGGCTTGGCAAAGTTGGTTCAAGGATACCGCCTTTCAACTACTGATGGTCATTATATATCTACAAAAACTGAAGGGAAAAAGTCAATCAAGTTGAAAGTAAATGAGATTGTACTTCag GTCCACTGGCAAGAAACTCTTAGAGGCTATGTTGCTGGAGTTTTAACTACAAAAAGGGTGCTTATAGTTTCGGCAGATCTTGAGATACTTGCAAGCACTTCATCAAAATTCGACAAAGGACTTCCTTCA TTTAGATCCCTTTTATGGGTTGGGCCTGCACTTCTTTTTTCTACTGCCACTGCAATTAGTGTGCTTGGCTGGGATGGAAAAGCGAGAACCATTCTCTCCATCAGTATGCCTTATGCCG TTCTAGTTGGTGCTTTGAATGATCGATTGTTGCTGGCTAACCCAACAGAAATAAATCCCAGACAGAAGAAGGGTATTGAGATTAAGAGCTGCCTTGTTGGGCTTCTTGAACCTCTTCTCGTTGGATTTTCCACCATGCAAGAAAGTTTTGAGCAGAAGCTTGACCTGTCAGAAATATTGTACCAAATAACATCAAG GTTTGATAGCTTGCGTATTACACCAAGGTCTCTTGATATTCTTGCTAGAGGTTCTCCTGTTTGTGGAGATCTTGCTGTGTCACTGTCCCAAGCTGGCCCACAGTTCACTCAG GTGTTGCGTGGTGTCTATGCTATCAAAGCTCTCCGCTTTTCTACTGCTTTATCTGTTTTGAAAGATGAGTTCTTACGTTCTAGAGATTATCCAAGATGTCCTCCAACCTCTCATTTGTTCCACCGGTTCAGGCAGTTGGGCTATGCTTGTATCAA ATTTGGTCAGTTTGACAGTGCAAAAGAAACTTTTGAGGTTATAGCAGACTGCGAAAGCATGCTTGATTTGTTTATATGCCACCTTAACCCTAGTGCTATGCGGCGTCTTGCTCAAAAGTTGGAAGAGGATGGCACTGATTCAGAATTGAGGAGATACTGTGAAAGGATTCTGAGAGTCCGCTCTACTGGATGGACACAAGGCATTTTTGCCAACTTTGCAGCTGAAAGTATGGTTCCCAAAGGCCCTGAATGGGGTGGTGGGAATTGGGAAATCAAAACCCCTACTAACTTGAAGAGTATACCTCAGTGGGAGTTGGCTGAGAAAGTGATGCCATACATGAAGACTGACGATGGTCCTATCCCATCTGTTATTACAGATCATATTGGTGTTTATGTCGGTTCAATTAAAGGAAGAGGCAACATAGTAGAAGTAAGGGACGACAGCTTGGTCAAAGCTTTTACACCTGTAGGTAGTGACAAGCCAAATGGTCTTCAAATGCCTTCAGTTAATTCTCGTAAGTCCAATGGAGTGCCTGATGGTAACTCCAAGGCTGATTCCTTGCTAGGTCTGGGATCCCTCGGCAAACAATTTGCAAGTCCTACTATTGCAGACGAACAGGCTAAAGCAgcagaagaatttaaaaagtcAATGTATGGTGCTGCTGCTGATGGCAGCAGCAGTGATGAGGAGGGGGcatcaaaaactaaaaagataCATATCAGAATACGTGACAAGCCAATTGCCGCTACTACCGTGGAtgtgaataaaattaaagaagccACAAAACAGTTAAAACTTGCCGAAGGGTTGGGTCCGCCCATAAGTAGGACCAAGTCATTAAGTGGTGGATCTCAAGACCTTGGCCAGCTTTTATTCCAACCTCCTCCTACTGGTGGAAATTCGACTGCAACTGCTTCATCTGCCCCTGGTGACCCTTTTGGCACCGACTCATTGACGCAGTCTGCAACAGTATCTCAGCCAGCTTCTTTAGCTGTGGGTATGGGGGTTACAGCTGGACCTATTCCAGAGGACTTTTTCCAGAATACAATACCTTCCTTCCAGGTTGCAGCCTCACTGCCTCCTCCTGGAACTTATCTTTCTAAATTGGATCAAGCTTCTCAAGGTATCGAAAACAAGGTAACACCTAACCGGATTAATGCATCTGAAGCTGATATTAGTTTTCCTGATGGTGGTGTTCCTCCTCAATCCACCCAACAACCTATCGTTCCATTTGAGTCCATTGGACTTCCTGATGGTGGTGTACCCCCACAACCCTTGGGTCAAGCAGCTGTGGCCACTCAGGTCCCACTTTCTACACAACCTCTTGATCTTAGTGTCCTTGGAGTTCCAAGCTCTGCAGATTCAGAAAAACCTCCTGTCCCTTCTGCCTCGCCCCCATATTCTGTACGTCCTGGACAG GTTCCTCGTGGGGCAGCTGCTTCTGTTTGTTTCAAGACTGGACTTGCACATCTTGAGCAGAATCAACTTTCAGATGCATTATCTTGTTTCGATGAAGCTTTTCTTGCACTGGCTAAGGATCAATCTCGTGGAGCTGATATTAAAGCTCAAGCAACCATATGTGCTCAGTACAAGATAGCAGTTACTCTTCTCCAG GAAATTGGGCGGTTATCGAGGGTCCAAGGCCCAAGTGCAATCAGTGCTAAGGATGAGATGGCGAGACTGTCACGTCATTTAGGTTCATTGCCTCTTCTGGCAAAACACCGCATAAATTGTATCCGAACTGCCATTAAACGAAACATTGAGGTGCAGAATTATGCTTATGCGAAGCAGATGCTAGAACTTCTTTTGTCTAAGGCACCTCCAAGTAAGCAGGATGAATTGAGGAGCCTGATTGACATGTGTATCCTAAGGGGTTTGTCCAATAAGTCCATTGATCCATTGGAGGATCCCTCCCAGTTCTGTGCTGCCACACTCAGCCGGCTTTCAACTATTGGATATGATGTTTGTGATCTCTGTGGAGCAAAATTTTCAGCTCTCTCAGCACCTGGATGCATTATCTGTGGTATGGGAAGCATTAAGAGATCAGATGCACTTGCAGGGCCTGTTCCTTCACCATTTGGCTGA